A stretch of Porites lutea chromosome 5, jaPorLute2.1, whole genome shotgun sequence DNA encodes these proteins:
- the LOC140938250 gene encoding uncharacterized protein yields the protein MADDSLTKDLFLFPGFYSTCFVIWTFVLMFARSGNASSTCVSLPTSPELIKSFIYSHFVQLSKTVGEIQADFAKVRLGNRDYDEYVHRIPQLPRPIWHPDQLQEETLLQMEIKDLYTFKEFLNEIKSHEKKDSIFLAKFETIDGEINRLIGNLKDLEVCRGYQITNQGASVQPTLKPTATQKEQDEWELGVLKELLYWFIPVQGDLYKQLNQKF from the exons ATGGCTGAcgattcactaactaaagatcttttcctttttccaggTTTTTACTCCACCTGTTTCGTCATTTGGACGTTTGTGCTTATGTTCGCTAGGAGTGGAAATGCCTCGTCAACATGCGTGTCTTTGCCCACATCGCCAGAATTGATAAAAAGCTTTATTTATTCCCATTTCGTCCAGCTCTCAAAGACTGTTGGTGAAATACAAGCAGACTTT GCCAAGGTTCGTCTTGGTAACAGAGACTACGACGAATATGTGCACAGAATTCCACAATTACCTCGACCAATTTGGCATCCAGATCAGCTACAG GAAGAAACACTTCTTCAGATGGAAATAAAAGATCTCTACACCTTTAAAGAATTTCTCAATGAGATTAAATCTCACGAGAAGAAGGACAGTATATTTTTGGCCAAGTTCGAAACCATTGATGGAGAAATCAACAGGTTAATTGGCAACCTTAAGGATCTG GAAGTGTGTCGTGGTTATCAAATCACGAATCAGGGTGCCTCTGTCCAGCCCACCCTCAAACCTACCGCCACACAGAAAGAACAGGACGAGTGGGAACTGGGCGTGCTGAAAGAATTGCTCTACTGGTTCATACCAGTACAAGGAGATCTTTACAAGCAGTTGAATCAAAAATTCTAG